In one window of Clavelina lepadiformis chromosome 4, kaClaLepa1.1, whole genome shotgun sequence DNA:
- the LOC143451868 gene encoding ubiquitin carboxyl-terminal hydrolase MINDY-3-like, whose protein sequence is MVPEEIKKLKSLIWGSSLSEGVFQRWSQGFQWSSTEKCALVQDFGGPCAIIVPVQAFFLRRLLFDVDTFEDGLPVLSNVEFNILSDRERDMIFVETLYEILLMMNSSVWLLCLPVCASSSQSSSGVSYCTEETGAVLSEHENACDAFFEDFHATIQFERCCKREELKQKLSKNLQYFTTQFGVIRLLYSAIMSKSITSVESELDNPEIPLVDSIHGHGSQSLINLFLCGQAVSNVFNGDCDIGGLKLRGIPSTCPIGFLTLLEKLRYCTVGDYLKRPRYPFWIVASETHLTLIFSLERRLVAPDSPLDVAHKIFDRFDPEDNGFIHNSLLPDVLSEMNLVNEPDYVQVMVENLDPEDLGIIVRSKFFDEFFGDDDNENSMPQSFEIFHYNGLMQSSQDNIVKFRKGIARNVDWQENCGKTSDSLVESCLQLRWPGLWITWEDGSAPSLN, encoded by the exons GTTTTCAATGGAGCTCGACTGAAAAATGTGCCCTCGTTCAGGATTTTGGTGGTCCATGCGCTATAATTGTACCAGTTCAGGCTTTTTTTCTAAGGCGCCTTCTCTTTGATGTGGACACATTTGAAGATGGTCTTCCTGTGTTGAGCAATGTTGAATTCAACATACTTTCAG ATCGGGAAAGAGACATGATATTTGTGGAAACGTTATATGAAATACTGTTAATGATGAATTCCAGTGTATGGTTGCTGTGTCTTCCTGTTTGTGCTTCATCATCACAAAGTTCTTCAG GTGTTTCTTACTGTACAGAGGAAACAGGTGCTGTTCTTTCCGAACATGAAAATGCCTGTGATGCATTTTTTGAAGACTTTCATGCAACTATACA GTTTGAAAGGTGCTGTAAAAGAGAAGAATTAAAACAGAAACTGAGCAAAAATCTTCAATATTTTACTACACAATTTGGTGTGATAAGGTTGCTTTATTCTGCTATTATGTCAAAG TCTATCACTTCTGTCGAAAGTGAGTTGGATAATCCCGAAATACCTCTCGTTGATTCCATTCATGGACATGGAAG cCAGAGTTTGATTAACCTCTTCTTATGTGGGCAAGCTGTGTCCAACGTTTTCAATGGAGATTGTGATATTGGAGGCTTAA AACTCAGGGGAATTCCCAGCACCTGCCCAATAGGATTCTTGACCCTGCTGGAGAAATTGCGTTACTGCACTGTGGGCGATTACCTGAAAAGACCCCGATATCCGTTCTGGATCGTTGCCAGCGAAACTCATTTAACACTGATTTTTTCATTGGAGAGGAGACTGGTTGCGCCTGATTCTCCACTTGATGTTGctcataaaatatttgatcGTTTTGATCCTGAAG ACAATGGGTTTATTCATAACTCTTTGCTTCCTGATGTTTTAAGTGAAATGAATTTAGTAAACGAACCTGACTA TGTTCAGGTTATGGTTGAAAACTTGGACCCAGAAGATCTTGGAATTATTGTTAGATCGAAGTTTTTCGATGAGTTTTTCGGCGACGATGAT AATGAAAATTCCATGCCACaatcatttgaaatttttcactACAACGGCTTAATGCAGTCATCCCAGGACAATATT GTAAAATTTCGAAAAGGAATAGCGCGCAATGTAGATTGGCAAGAGAACTGTGGGAAAACGTCAGATTCATTGGTCGAAAGCTGCTTGCAATTGAGATGGCCCGGACTGTGGATCACTTGGGAAGATGGCAGTGCACCATCCTTGAACTAA